CTCGAACGTGGCTTATCAACCTATTAAGAGTAACTCGAGCCGACTCCCACACAAATAAAATCAAGTCAAATTGAACTATAACATGTCTAATGAACAGCTTACAAATCAACTTTACTCACTAAAATTCCTAATGATTGTACAcatgaataattttttatttcattcactCTCAATTCAATTCATTCTAGttcattacaaaaatatttagTAATTATTTTATGTGTAGGTATGATAGTGTTCCATTAAATATACCGTATCATTACTCCTCGTAGCCCATCTCGTAAGTGCGAGAATACATATATGTAGTTCAAGGGACTATCCACAGTAAGCACAAAAGTTCAAACATATTAAACAAAAAACAAGCACAAAAGTTCAAACATATTAGCATAAAAAGCGCTCAGAGACTTATTAACACATTCTTTTGGTAACTTCCAAATGTAGGACAACTTTTGCATGTAAGCATATTAGGTGTAGTGTACCATTCAAAAGGAAAGATCAACAGTATCTGTTGAATATGTTATTTTGGGGTATACTGATAGACATGTTGGATAAATAATGAAAAAATTCTTTCCTTTTGATTACTAAAGAAAGAGCTGCAAAACATTTTCTTCATCTGAATATTTCCGAATTAAACATTAAGATTCCATCTGTAACTCTAAAAATattaagaaaggaaaagaaaatatgaaggaatccaTATTTTCACATTTGGctatcaaataaataaataaataatatacctCATTTCTTTTTCTCaagtaaaattcttgatccaagcATACCGAAAGAGCAAAGATGAAAAATCTGCAAGGTCACACTATATACAAGCTTTCCAAATCCCCACACCATGCATCCACTATTTCGTGGATAAAACTAAAAGATGGGAGGCAAAAACCGAAAGCTACGTTTTTGGAATCTAATAATTATAGACTAGAATTCAGAATGTCAATCCATCCATTTTCCTCCATGCCTGCAACTAGCGAACTTCGCCCTGTTGGTTTTGTTTTTTGACAGCCTAACCTATCCCCTGCCCGGCCACAGGAATCAGAGAGCATGGACAATGCAACTCTTATCCCAAATCCAGCTGCAGATGAGCAGTAAAATGACTAGCACAAGGAACACCACCAATGGTACGGGCAGTACACACTGGATGGTGCAGATCTAGACTCAGCACAAAGTGATGTACTAAGAGTAAATTGAGGGTCAAGATAAGGATAAATACATTAACATATAACAAGCCAAAACCAATCCATGCGTGCTGCTTCGATCATCTGAAAGACTTTCAGGCAATGATATCTGAAAAGGAGTGATAATGGTAATGGTTTAGCTGACATCAAATCATTCACCAATTTGAAGCTGAAGTAGTTATTTCtccaacaacaacaataataagaagCCTTAAATTCTACTATTTGAGAACTACTCGTTCTTTGCATCTATAATTATTGGATGATTCGAAACCCGATGGGAGCACTAATTTCTAGTTTCACTGACTTGGGATGCTTGGggctatgcattttaaatgaccTAGTTTTAGAGTAAGAAGTTCTCCACCTCCCCACTGTGTGTTGCTCTGTTTCTCCGTGAGCAAATAGGGTATATTTTACAATATCCCCAAGTAATATTAGTATAATACAAATAAGTGGGCATCGCACTTTGCCCAAGAAGCTTATCCCATCCCTCCTTCATATCTTATCTTTTCCACACTCAACTTGTGGGACCTAACTCAAGAAGATGGAAAGATCACTGATCAAGCACCATTCCACAAATGGAGAAATTGCTTTCTATggctattttctattttttattgcCTAAAATCATGCCATGCATGTTCGTACAATTTCGTATAAAGGTGCAATACCATAAAAGGAAGGGAAGGGGAAGACTCGTGCCAGTTGGCACAGCACAGCACAGCACAGCAGCTATCTTgtccttaaaaaaaaattcactctCATACTTAGCTCGTGCTTTCAGCTCTTAGCTGCGGATCATTTCAGCCACTTTAATGCTTCCAAAAATGTCTCCTCCCATGTCCACACTTATATAAACCTTTGCTTCACTTTCATACCACCaccatcatctctctctctctctctctctctctctctccacacacACAAGAATTATGAAGGGGAAGCTCCTCAGAGCATACCTCAACAAGTGGAGGAAGATGGGACGCAGAGTCCTCCCTTCTGCAGTATGTGATAGCTGCTGCCAATGGGCTTTGTGGCCTTCCATGCACGAGGGGAACTACTCCATTCCAAGAGATGTCCCAAAGGGTCACTTGGTAGTGTATGTTGGTGAAAACAACAAGAGGTTTGTGATCAAAATCACATTACTCAAGCATCCCCTCTTCAAGGCATTATTAGATCAAGCTCAGGATGAATACAATTTCACTGCAGCCTCGAAACTATGCATTCCCTGCGAAGAGCACACTTTCCTCAGTGTCATTCGCTGTGCCAGCTCTCAGCGGGATAGAAGGATCTCTTTGTGCATCTGATGTTTTCGTCATGGAGCTCAGGCAAATATTTTGATCCATGATGTTTTTTTAACTCCTAATTGGATTAATTAATGATACTATATGACTATGATCTGTTCTGTACCATGTAGAACTGTAATACATATGCATGGCCTCCAGCTCATAATTGTATTTTTCTTTCAAGGGCAGTGGAAAATCTATGCTCTGCTAATGAAGTGATTTCAGCAACTCATTATCAGACTCTACAAGGAAACTGACCCAAATTAGAACCCATTCACACACGGTGGT
This Malania oleifera isolate guangnan ecotype guangnan chromosome 11, ASM2987363v1, whole genome shotgun sequence DNA region includes the following protein-coding sequences:
- the LOC131167922 gene encoding indole-3-acetic acid-induced protein ARG7-like, producing the protein MKGKLLRAYLNKWRKMGRRVLPSAVCDSCCQWALWPSMHEGNYSIPRDVPKGHLVVYVGENNKRFVIKITLLKHPLFKALLDQAQDEYNFTAASKLCIPCEEHTFLSVIRCASSQRDRRISLCI